A genomic segment from Nicotiana sylvestris chromosome 1, ASM39365v2, whole genome shotgun sequence encodes:
- the LOC104214957 gene encoding serine/threonine receptor-like kinase NFP, translating into MVKNQDYKKNNKNFCIYKLLISINNLNMSFFTKPKQTKKMRIKPMYGTFSLLFFFIFLFYNQNSCDAQDAPSTTGYSCNPSQFYPCQTYVFYRATGPEFLDLASIGDLFSVSRLMIAKPSNISTPNTTLVNDQSLLVPITCSCKNINTTLGNISYAGLNYSFNSGDTMYRISTIKFQNLTNYQYVEAVNPTVVPENIQIGQAIEFPIFCKCPNRTQTQPQNQTQPRYLISYVFQPFDNISSIASRFGTTPQSIREINGNNPKIFDILFIPLSKLPNITQPTATNATQPPPPTNTPTVQENDRKGTVIGLAIGLGICGLLLILVFGLWGYREKSTKREKFSDVERQKSLYFGSKKESLNKDVEVNLMADVSDCLDKYKMYTIEQLWEATDGFDERCLIQGSVYKGIIDGEVFAIKKMKWNAREELKILQKVNHGNLVKLEGFCIDPKEANCYLVYEYVENGSLHSWLHEDKKEKLSWKTRLKIAIDVANGLLYIHEHTRPRVVHKDIKSSNILLDSNMRAKVANFGLAKSGCNAITMHIVGTQGYIAPEYLTDGIVSIKMDVFSFGVVLLELMSGREAIDDEGKVLWAKVGEILEGSEERKLKKLQEWMDDSLLREECTMESVMNVMSVAISCLNKDPSKRPSMVEIVYALSKSIDLFSDVSEEGFSPRQVTAR; encoded by the exons ATGGTCAAAAACCAAGACTATAAGAAAAACAACAAGAATTTCTGTATATATAAACTTCTTATCTCCATTAATAATTTAAACATGTCTTTCTTCacaaaaccaaaacaaaccaaGAAAATGAGAATCAAGCCTATGTACGGtactttttcacttcttttcttcttcatcttcctcttTTATAACCAAAATTCATGTGATGCACAAGATGCACCAAGTACAACAGGCTATAGCTGCAATCCAAGCCAATTCTATCCATGTCAAACATATGTCTTTTACAGAGCAACAGGACCAGAATTTCTTGATTTAGCCTCAATTGGTGACCTTTTCTCAGTAAGTAGGCTTATGATTGCAAAACCTAGTAATATTTCTACCCCAAACACAACCCTAGTTAATGACCAATCCCTCTTAGTACCAATCACATGTTCTTGTAAAAACATCAACACCACTCTTGGTAACATCTCATATGCTGGCCTTAACTATAGTTTCAACTCAGGTGATACTATGTACAGGATCTCAACTATTAAGTTCCAAAACCTTACAAATTATCAATATGTTGAGGCTGTTAATCCAACTGTTGTACCAGAAAATATTCAAATAGGTCAAGCTATAGAATTCCCAATTTTTTGTAAGTGTCCAAACAGAACACAAACACAACCCCAAAACCAAACCCAACCAAGATATCTTATTAGTTATGTATTTCAACCTTTTGACAATATTTCTTCAATTGCTTCAAGATTTGGAACAACCCCACAATCTATAAgagaaattaatggaaataatcCCAAGATTTTTGATATCCTTTTCATTCCACTGTCTAAACTTCCTAATATTACACAGCCAACAGCTACAAATGCAACCCAACCTCCTCCACCAACAAATACACCAACAGTACAAGAAAATGACAGAAAAGGAACAGTCATAGGATTAGCTATTGGTTTAGGAATTTGTGGGCTGCTACTGATTTTGGTCTTTGGTTTATGGGGTTATAGAGAGAAgtcaacaaagagagaaaagttTAGTGATGTGGAAAGGCAGAAAAGTTTATATTTTGGATCAAAAAAGGAGTCTTTAAATAAAGATGTTGAAGTGAATTTAATGGCTGATGTTTCAGACTGTTTGGATAAGTATAAAATGTATACAATTGAACAACTTTGGGAAGCAACAGATGGATTTGATGAACGGTGTTTGATTCAAGGGTCTGTGTATAAAGGTATAATTGATGGAGAAGTGTTTGCAATCAAGAAAATGAAGTGGAATGCCCGAGAAGAACTCAAAATCCTGCAAAAg gTGAACCATGGGAATTTAGTGAAGCTAGAGGGTTTTTGCATAGACCCTAAAGAAGCAAATTGCTATTTAGTTTATGAATATGTTGAGAATGGTTCACTACATTCGTGGCTTCACGaggacaaaaaagaaaaattgagttGGAAAACAAGGTTAAAAATTGCCATTGATGTTGCAAATGGTCTTTTATATATCCATGAACACACAAGGCCAAGGGTTGTACACAAAGATATCAAGAGTAGCAACATTCTCTTAGACTCAAACATGAGAGCCAAAGTTGCCAATTTTGGACTTGCTAAATCAGGCTGCAATGCGATAACGATGCACATTGTTGGAACTCAGGGTTACATTGCCCCCGAGTATCTCACTGATGGTATTGTATCGATTAAAATGGATGTTTTCTCATTCGGGGTGGTGTTGCTCGAGCTTATGTCAGGGAGAGAAGCCATCGACGATGAAGGGAAAGTTTTATGGGCGAAAGTTGGCGAAATTTTGGAAGGGAGTGAAGAGAGAAAACTGAAGAAATTGCAAGAATGGATGGATGATAGTCTTCTTAGGGAGGAATGTACAATGGAGAGTGTTATGAATGTGATGTCTGTGGCCATTTCTTGTTTGAATAAAGATCCTTCAAAAAGGCCTAGTATGGTGGAAATTGTCTATGCTTTGTCCAAAAGTATTGATCTGTTTTCTGATGTATCAGAGGAGGGATTCTCTCCGAGGCAAGTGACAGCAAGATAG
- the LOC104214956 gene encoding transcription factor UNE12-like: MPTKARKAKTESFHSISVPQNPLLTSSRREKTFFSPEIISGMATNQPEGYADDFLEQILAIPSYTGLPPVADVGTSSETTSFTSASAAASGLQQPLFPLGLSLDNGRDDVSDAGAYAVKHEREGINIGNLYAGLEHLQSHAVRHAVPPVHHIQPFQGQPTTSTTVTVPHPPVIRPRVRARRGQATDPHSIAERLRRERISERIKALQELVPSCNKTDRAAMLDEILDYVKFLRLQVKVLSMSRLGGASAVAQLVADIPLQSVEGDSAESRSNQHIWEKWSNVDTEQEVAKLMEEDVGAAMQYLQSKSLCIMPISLAALIYPTQQPDDLSMVKPEPAAPS; encoded by the exons ATGCCCACAAAAGCACGAAAAGCCAAAACAGAGTCATTCCATTCCATTTCCGTTCCTCAAAACCCTTTATTAACTTCTTCTCGCCGGGAAAAAACATTTTTCTCGCCGGAGATAATCTCCGGCATGGCGACAAACCAACCGGAGGGCTATGCCGACGATTTCCTAGAGCAAATTCTCGCGATTCCTTCCTACACTGGCTTGCCGCCGGTAGCTGACGTCGGGACTTCATCAGAAACGACGTCGTTCACTTCGGCATCTGCTGCTGCTTCTGGTCTACAGCAACCGTTGTTCCCGTTGGGACTTAGCTTGGATAACGGCCGTGATGACGTCAGCGATGCTGGTGCTTATGCAGTGAAGCAT GAAAGAGAAGGAATAAATATCGGGAATTTATATGCTGGTCTAGAACATTTGCAATCTCATGCAGTTCGTCACGCTGTGCCTCCTGTTCACCATATCCAG CCTTTCCAAGGCCAACCAACAACAAGCACAACAGTAACTGTACCGCACCCACCAGTAATTCGTCCTAGGGTTCGAGCTCGGAGGGGACAAGCCACAGATCCACATAGCATAGCTGAGAGG TTGAGACGAGAGAGGATATCAGAAAGAATAAAGGCTTTGCAAGAACTTGTCCCCAGCTGCAATAAG ACCGATAGGGCCGCAATGCTTGATGAGATTCTGGACTATGTGAAGTTCTTAAGGCTTCAAGTTAAG GTACTGAGCATGAGTAGGCTGGGAGGAGCCAGTGCAGTGGCACAACTTGTTGCTGACATTCCGTTGCAATCTGTGGAG GGGGACAGTGCCGAAAGTAGATCCAACCAGCATATCTGGGAAAAGTGGTCCAATGTCGACACAGAACAAGAGGTCGCTAAGCTCATGGAGGAAGATGTTGGAGCAGCCATGCAATACCTTCAGTCCAAATCACTCTGCATCATGCCCATATCACTTGCTGCACTTATCTATCCTACTCAGCAACCGGATGACCTGTCAATGGTCAAGCCGGAACCGGCAGCCCCGTCATAG